The following proteins come from a genomic window of Methanoculleus caldifontis:
- a CDS encoding PrsW family intramembrane metalloprotease yields MVEIEPLVILALALGPGVFWAWYFYSRDKYQPEPAALIVKLFLLGVLVTFPVAFVEGFFGLFIASSLIMGAVVAPVVEEYGKYWVVRRFAYRDTEFDEPMDGIVYATAAALGLASLENVLYVFAAYVTSPALALSTIAVRAVFSVPGHALFASVWGYALGRAKFMAADQRPGIVFRGLVLGIALHGIFNFLLMTADIFAYTLAIFILVLIPGLWILAHRNIAKALRYGRG; encoded by the coding sequence ATGGTCGAGATCGAGCCGCTGGTGATCCTTGCCCTGGCGCTGGGGCCGGGAGTCTTCTGGGCGTGGTATTTTTACAGCAGGGACAAATACCAGCCAGAACCGGCAGCACTGATTGTCAAACTCTTCCTGCTCGGTGTTCTCGTCACGTTCCCGGTGGCCTTCGTCGAGGGGTTCTTCGGCCTCTTCATCGCGTCGTCGCTGATTATGGGTGCCGTCGTCGCGCCCGTCGTCGAGGAGTACGGCAAGTACTGGGTCGTGCGCCGGTTCGCCTACCGCGACACCGAGTTCGACGAGCCGATGGACGGGATCGTCTACGCCACCGCCGCTGCCCTCGGGCTCGCGTCGCTTGAGAACGTCCTCTATGTCTTTGCGGCATACGTGACGTCGCCGGCGCTGGCTCTCAGCACGATCGCCGTCCGGGCGGTCTTCTCGGTCCCGGGACACGCGCTCTTTGCGAGCGTATGGGGCTACGCCCTCGGCCGGGCGAAGTTCATGGCCGCCGACCAGCGGCCCGGCATCGTCTTTCGGGGGCTCGTCCTCGGCATCGCACTGCACGGCATCTTCAACTTCCTGCTGATGACGGCTGATATCTTCGCCTATACCCTCGCCATCTTCATCCTGGTCCTGATCCCGGGGCTCTGGATACTTGCTCACCGCAACATTGCGAAGGCGCTCCGCTATGGACGTGGGTAG